The segment ATTTTTCCCCGATCAAGAGCGTCGGCACCACATAGGCGGAGACTGACAACGAGAACACCAGCGCCACGCCCGCGATGATGCCCGGCAGCGTCAGCGGCAGGATCACGCGAAAGAACGTCACCACCGGCGAGGCGCCGAGCATGGCGGCAGCTTCCGCATAACGCGGATCGAGCTGGGCGACGATCGCGTAGATCGGCAGGATCATGAACGGCAGGAAAATGTTGACGGCGCCGACGATCAGCGCGGTCTCGGTAAAGATCATCCGGATCGGATCCTCGATGATGCCGAGTGCCATCAGCGTCTCGTTGACGATACCGTCGCTGCGCAACAGGATGGTCCAGGCGAAGGCTTTCACGATGACGCTGGCCGCCAGCGGCAGGAACAGGGTCGCCAGCAGCACGGAGCGTAAGGGCCCGCGGGCGCGCGCCAGGGCGAAGGCGGCGGGATAGCTGATCAGGAAGGCGATGATGGTCGTCATCAGCCCAAGCCGCAACGAATTCCAGATCACCCAGAGATAATAGGGCGTGCCGAGCAGGCGCCTGTAATGCGCGAAGGTCAGGCCATTGGCGTCAACGATGCTGACGCCAAGCAGCAGCACCAGCGGCAGCGCGAACACGCCGGCGATGATCACGAAGGACGGCAGCACGAATCCGATCGCGGTCAGCCGCTCGCGGTCGACCGCAGGCGCCGCGACGGGTGCGGGAAGCGCTGCATCGGTCATGCCTGCGCCTCCATCGGAAACGCAAAGGTCTCGGTCACAGGCCAGCTCAGGCGGATCTCGTCATGCACGCGCGGGATCGTACCGTCGCGCCCGGAGAGTTCGGCGAGCAGGCTTTCGCCGGCGCCGGCATCGACCTCGACCA is part of the Bradyrhizobium commune genome and harbors:
- a CDS encoding ABC transporter permease, which translates into the protein MTDAALPAPVAAPAVDRERLTAIGFVLPSFVIIAGVFALPLVLLLGVSIVDANGLTFAHYRRLLGTPYYLWVIWNSLRLGLMTTIIAFLISYPAAFALARARGPLRSVLLATLFLPLAASVIVKAFAWTILLRSDGIVNETLMALGIIEDPIRMIFTETALIVGAVNIFLPFMILPIYAIVAQLDPRYAEAAAMLGASPVVTFFRVILPLTLPGIIAGVALVFSLSVSAYVVPTLLIGEKYPTLATTIAKAYLLAREPGFGAAAGVVLLAIAIAVVTLSARLSREPK